In one Methylobacterium sp. SyP6R genomic region, the following are encoded:
- a CDS encoding alanyl-tRNA editing protein → MSTELLFRDDAYLREAEGRIVAADEAGLVLDRTVFYAQGGGQPGDRGRMVREDGSEIAVLDTVYGPDKRTILHRVAPGTALPAPGEPVRLVLDWPLRHARMRVHTALHLLSVALPYPVTGGSIGDGEGRLDFDIPDAGLDKEAVTARLTEMIAQDAAVTTRWISDEELLANPGLVKTMSVKPPIGSGRVRLVAIEGLDLQPCGGTHVSRTGEIGKATVTAIEKKGKQNRRVRLSLA, encoded by the coding sequence ATGTCCACCGAACTCCTCTTCCGCGACGATGCGTATCTCCGCGAGGCGGAAGGCCGGATCGTGGCGGCGGACGAGGCCGGCCTCGTCCTCGACCGGACCGTGTTCTACGCGCAGGGCGGCGGCCAGCCCGGCGACCGCGGCCGGATGGTGCGGGAGGACGGCAGCGAGATCGCCGTTCTCGACACCGTCTACGGTCCCGACAAGCGCACGATCCTGCACCGCGTCGCGCCGGGCACCGCTCTGCCGGCCCCCGGTGAGCCTGTCCGCCTCGTCCTCGACTGGCCGTTGCGCCACGCCCGCATGCGGGTGCACACCGCCCTCCACCTGCTCTCGGTCGCCCTCCCCTACCCGGTCACCGGCGGCTCGATCGGCGACGGCGAGGGCCGGCTCGATTTCGACATCCCGGATGCCGGCCTCGACAAGGAGGCGGTGACGGCGCGCTTAACGGAGATGATCGCGCAGGATGCCGCCGTGACGACGCGCTGGATCAGCGACGAGGAGCTCCTGGCCAATCCCGGCCTCGTCAAGACGATGTCGGTGAAGCCGCCGATCGGCAGCGGCCGGGTGCGGCTGGTGGCGATCGAGGGCCTCGACCTCCAGCCCTGCGGCGGCACCCATGTGAGCCGCACGGGCGAGATCGGCAAAGCCACCGTCACGGCGATCGAGAAGAAGGGCAAGCAGAACCGGCGCGTGCGGCTGTCGCTGGCTTGA
- a CDS encoding transporter substrate-binding domain-containing protein produces MSECGHHGARALDPAASRPLRIAINLANTALVRTREHDGEPHGIAVDLGRALGEWLGRPVRLVTFPSAGSLMASLGEEGWDVAFIAVDPARAERVTYSRSYMTIEGVFAVRETSSLRSGDEVDRPRVRVASAAGAAYHGHLLRSLRQAELVAMPTPNEALRRLREGGCEVAAGVRQAVEAFAAEGGDLRVLPGRFMAIEQAIAVPRHSALGVDLLDAFLAHATTKGLIKVASTAGDRVDTK; encoded by the coding sequence ATGAGTGAGTGTGGTCACCACGGCGCACGGGCTCTCGACCCGGCCGCATCCCGGCCCCTGCGCATCGCGATCAACCTCGCCAACACGGCGCTCGTGCGGACCCGGGAGCACGACGGCGAACCGCACGGGATCGCCGTCGACCTCGGCCGCGCCCTCGGCGAGTGGCTCGGTCGGCCGGTCCGCCTCGTGACCTTCCCGTCGGCCGGATCGCTCATGGCGTCCCTCGGCGAGGAGGGGTGGGACGTCGCGTTCATCGCCGTCGATCCGGCCCGCGCCGAGCGCGTGACGTACAGCCGCTCCTACATGACAATCGAGGGCGTCTTCGCCGTTCGGGAGACGAGTTCACTGCGAAGTGGGGACGAGGTCGACCGGCCGCGGGTGCGGGTCGCGTCGGCGGCCGGGGCCGCCTATCACGGCCATCTGCTCCGGTCCCTCCGGCAGGCCGAGCTGGTGGCGATGCCGACGCCGAACGAGGCTCTGCGTCGTCTCCGCGAGGGCGGGTGCGAGGTTGCGGCAGGCGTGAGGCAGGCCGTCGAGGCGTTCGCGGCCGAAGGGGGCGACCTCCGTGTCCTGCCGGGCCGGTTCATGGCGATCGAACAGGCGATCGCCGTGCCGCGGCACTCGGCGCTCGGAGTGGACCTGCTGGACGCATTTCTCGCTCACGCGACGACGAAGGGACTGATCAAAGTCGCGTCGACTGCCGGCGACCGCGTCGACACGAAGTAG
- a CDS encoding CoA-acylating methylmalonate-semialdehyde dehydrogenase: MPTEITHFVDGARTPGRSGRTAPAFNPATGEESGRVALASREEVDAAVASARRAFPQWAATPPLRRARILNKFLRILEDRIDELAAVITAEHGKVLSDAKGEIQRGMEVVEFATGAPQLLKGEITENVGTRVDSHSLRQPLGVVAGITPFNFPAMVPMWMFPVALACGNCFVLKPSERDPSASLIMAEWLKEAGLPNGVFQVIQGDKEAVDALLYNPDIQAVSFVGSTPIAKYIYETAARTGKRAQCLGGAKNHMVVMPDADLDQAVDALMGAAYGSAGERCMAISVAVPIGEETADRLMEKLIPKVRALKVGPGTDPEAEMGPLVTAQHRDKVKGYIDRGVAEGADLVVDGRGLTLQGYENGYFVGGTLFDRVTPDMTIYKEEIFGPVLAVARAPDYATAAQMINEHEFGNGTAIFTRDGDAAREFAHQIQVGMVGINVPIPVPMAFHSFGGWKASLFGDHHMHGPEGVRFYTRLKTITTRWPTGIRAGAEFVMPTMK; the protein is encoded by the coding sequence ATGCCGACCGAGATCACCCACTTCGTCGACGGCGCCCGCACGCCCGGCCGCAGCGGCCGCACCGCGCCCGCCTTCAACCCCGCGACCGGCGAGGAGAGCGGCCGCGTCGCCCTCGCCAGCCGCGAGGAGGTCGATGCCGCCGTGGCGAGCGCGCGGCGCGCCTTCCCGCAATGGGCCGCGACCCCGCCTTTGCGCCGCGCCCGCATCCTCAACAAGTTCCTTCGCATCCTCGAGGACCGCATCGACGAGCTCGCCGCGGTGATCACCGCCGAGCACGGCAAGGTGCTCTCCGACGCCAAGGGCGAGATCCAGCGCGGCATGGAGGTGGTCGAGTTCGCCACCGGCGCGCCGCAGCTCCTCAAGGGCGAGATCACCGAGAATGTCGGCACGCGGGTGGATTCCCATTCGCTGCGCCAGCCCCTCGGGGTCGTGGCCGGCATCACGCCGTTCAACTTCCCCGCCATGGTGCCGATGTGGATGTTCCCCGTCGCGCTGGCCTGCGGCAACTGCTTCGTGCTCAAGCCCTCCGAGCGCGATCCCTCCGCCTCGCTGATCATGGCCGAGTGGCTGAAGGAAGCGGGGCTGCCCAACGGCGTGTTCCAGGTGATCCAGGGCGACAAGGAGGCGGTCGACGCCCTCCTGTACAACCCCGACATCCAGGCGGTGTCCTTCGTCGGCTCGACCCCGATCGCCAAGTACATCTACGAGACGGCGGCGCGCACCGGTAAGCGGGCGCAATGCCTCGGCGGGGCCAAGAACCACATGGTGGTGATGCCCGACGCCGACCTGGACCAGGCGGTCGACGCCCTGATGGGCGCCGCCTACGGCTCGGCCGGCGAGCGCTGCATGGCGATCTCGGTGGCGGTGCCGATCGGCGAGGAGACCGCCGACCGGCTGATGGAGAAGCTGATCCCGAAGGTGCGGGCGCTGAAGGTCGGGCCCGGCACCGATCCGGAGGCCGAGATGGGCCCGCTGGTCACCGCGCAGCACCGCGACAAGGTGAAGGGCTACATCGACCGCGGCGTCGCCGAGGGTGCCGATCTGGTGGTCGACGGCCGCGGCCTGACGCTCCAGGGCTACGAGAACGGCTACTTCGTCGGCGGCACCCTGTTCGACCGGGTCACGCCCGACATGACGATCTACAAGGAGGAGATCTTCGGGCCGGTGCTGGCCGTCGCCCGCGCGCCGGACTACGCGACCGCCGCGCAGATGATCAACGAGCACGAATTCGGCAACGGCACGGCGATCTTCACCCGGGACGGCGACGCGGCGCGGGAATTCGCCCACCAGATCCAGGTCGGGATGGTCGGCATCAACGTGCCGATCCCGGTGCCGATGGCGTTCCACTCCTTCGGCGGCTGGAAGGCCTCGCTGTTCGGCGACCACCACATGCACGGACCGGAGGGCGTGCGCTTCTACACCCGGCTCAAGACCATCACGACCCGCTGGCCCACCGGCATCCGCGCCGGCGCCGAGTTCGTGATGCCGACGATGAAGTAA
- the hpaI gene encoding 4-hydroxy-2-oxoheptanedioate aldolase produces the protein MIENRFKRALREGRQQIGLWCSLPGSYAAEAVAGSGYDWLLFDTEHSPGDPLTVLAQLQAVAPYDVSAVVRPAANDAVLIKRFLDLGAQTLLIPYVQDADEARAAVAATRYPPEGVRGVSGLTRATRFGRVPGYARRAAEEICLLVQVETGEALDRLEEICAVEGVDGVFVGPADLAASLGHVGEPGHPEVVAAVEGAVRRIRASGKPAGILTPDTAFAKRCIEIGTTFTAVAIDVGVLARGTEALARQFKAG, from the coding sequence ATGATCGAGAACCGCTTCAAGCGCGCCTTGCGCGAGGGCCGCCAGCAGATCGGCCTGTGGTGCAGCCTGCCGGGCTCCTACGCGGCGGAAGCCGTGGCGGGATCGGGCTACGACTGGCTGCTCTTCGACACCGAGCACTCGCCGGGCGATCCGCTCACCGTGCTGGCCCAGCTCCAGGCCGTGGCGCCCTACGACGTCTCTGCGGTGGTGCGGCCGGCCGCCAACGACGCGGTGCTGATCAAGCGCTTCCTCGATCTCGGCGCCCAGACCCTGCTGATCCCCTACGTGCAGGATGCCGACGAGGCGCGGGCTGCGGTCGCGGCGACGCGCTATCCCCCTGAGGGCGTGCGCGGCGTGTCCGGCCTCACCCGCGCCACGCGGTTCGGGCGGGTCCCGGGCTACGCCAGGCGCGCCGCCGAGGAGATCTGCCTGCTGGTGCAGGTCGAGACGGGAGAGGCGCTCGACCGGCTGGAGGAGATCTGCGCGGTCGAGGGCGTCGACGGCGTCTTCGTCGGGCCGGCGGACCTGGCGGCGAGCCTCGGCCATGTCGGCGAGCCCGGCCACCCGGAGGTGGTCGCAGCCGTGGAGGGCGCGGTGCGCCGCATCCGGGCTTCGGGCAAGCCCGCCGGCATCCTGACCCCCGACACGGCGTTTGCGAAACGCTGCATCGAGATCGGCACCACCTTCACGGCGGTCGCCATCGACGTCGGCGTGCTCGCCCGCGGCACCGAGGCCCTGGCGCGCCAGTTCAAGGCGGGCTGA